The proteins below come from a single Tachypleus tridentatus isolate NWPU-2018 chromosome 13, ASM421037v1, whole genome shotgun sequence genomic window:
- the LOC143238800 gene encoding putative tyramine receptor 2 → MEQTVSNIVVIILLSVVIFLTLVGNTLVIAAVATTRRMRTVTNYFVVSLAVSDVLVGSLVMPFGVMQEVAHHWPLGRIACEFWISLDVLLCTASILNLCCISLDRYFAITSPMSYVVKRNSKLAIIMIAGVWVLSGLITCPPIFGWHESDRENSSSCGYNTNVGYVVYSALGSFFIPAFVMVYVYYRIFAAAKKRESVLTGGVSIKKKLDIDQQDNFSCHSSVGDHMNSSLETSRPHRNMDPAVRIDISSVSIDQEPELKKTSDKSSEKIHNLALAPSFPRISSVRSTLILSKNCDNDRKLIRTYSSNESRETSFYSTAFCRGLKIQKDTWTRREGYEKAAFQRERRVAKSLSVVVGGFVLCWLPFFILYVIRPFCAYEIPQELSSCLVWLGWVNSAINPFIYALNNTDYKKAFARLTIDKFRRQTRTNIKNFT, encoded by the coding sequence ATGGAACAAACTGTCAGTAACATCGTCGTCATTATTCTTCTATCTGTTGTAATCTTCCTTACTTTGGTAGGGAATACACTGGTAATTGCTGCTGTTGCGACAACACGAAGGATGCGAACAGTTACTAATTACTTTGTTGTGTCCTTAGCTGTGTCTGACGTACTAGTGGGGTCCCTAGTGATGCCTTTTGGTGTAATGCAGGAAGTGGCTCATCACTGGCCACTAGGGAGAATAGCCTGCGAGTTCTGGATATCTTTAGATGTATTATTATGTACAGCATCCATCTTAAATTTATGCTGTATCAGTTTGGATCGCTACTTTGCCATCACTTCTCCCATGAGTTACGTTGTAAAACGGAATTCAAAATTGGCAATCATTATGATCGCAGGTGTATGGGTTTTGTCAGGCCTTATTACCTGCCCTCCCATCTTTGGCTGGCACGAATCCGATAGGGAAAACTCTTCAAGTTGTGGATATAACACAAACGTTGGTTACGTAGTATATTCGGCTTTAGGGTCCTTCTTCATACCAGCTTTTGTCATGGTGTATGTTTACTACAGAATTTTTGCAGCAGCTAAAAAACGAGAGTCAGTGCTTACGGGCGGTGtcagcataaaaaaaaaattagacatTGATCAACAGGATAATTTCTCCTGCCACAGCAGTGTTGGGGACCACATGAATTCAAGTCTGGAAACATCCAGACCGCACAGAAATATGGATCCTGCTGTGCGGATTGATATTAGTTCAGTTTCCATCGATCAAGAACCAGAATTGAAAAAAACGAGTGACAAGAGCTCCGAGAAAATTCACAATTTAGCCTTAGCCCCTTCATTTCCCCGTATTTCGTCTGTGCGATCTACTTTGATATTGTCAAAAAACTGTGATAACGATAGAAAATTAATTAGAACATATTCATCTAATGAATCTCGAGAAACATCTTTTTATAGCACTGCCTTCTGCCGtggtttaaaaattcaaaaagatACGTGGACACGTAGAGAAGGCTACGAAAAAGCTGCTTTTCAGAGAGAAAGAAGAGTGGCAAAGTCCTTATCTGTAGTGGTTGGAGGTTTTGTTTTATGCTGGCTTCcctttttcattttatatgtaatCAGACCTTTCTGTGCGTACGAGATTCCTCAGGAGTTGTCATCGTGTCTGGTGTGGTTGGGCTGGGTTAACTCTGCTATTAACCCCTTTATTTATGCTTTGAACAATACGGACTATAAAAAGGCTTTTGCACGATTGACCATCGATAAATTTCGGCGACAGACAAGGACAAATATTAAGaactttacataa